A stretch of the Drosophila sulfurigaster albostrigata strain 15112-1811.04 chromosome 2L, ASM2355843v2, whole genome shotgun sequence genome encodes the following:
- the LOC133836534 gene encoding zinc finger protein ush: protein MISTQTTTTTAAAATKGDCSDTTEEMTVDSRDSKDLGSHELSEEKEQQHDFEELPEEEEDEHPSEENQTSNHSSDQPMETDMDQVEAEDADHEEQQQQQKEADNSTTPPRSPTPQLVPKLERMEQPATPPSAAATPSPPPTPTPITAALPKLRLNALLASDPALKPDAKELNLADARLLAPPPQLSKPEPSSSQSLAEAASSNLVEPLLKPARFMCLPCGIAFSSPSTLEAHQAYYCSHRNKEADEEAGSGDKLSAAGGGGAAGTGNSNNNGGGSSSEPPAKVARTGKQYACTQCSYSADKKVSLNRHMRMHQTSPAPSLPSLAGLTANGVAAVGGVGVGVGGASGVAAGSLEESSSQQIDRYCSDCDIRFNNIKTYRAHKQHYCSSRRNDGQLTPKPEAGVGSGSSGTPGTATPVGAGKLSGAHSPQSRNKTPTPAMVAAAAAAAAAAASLQVTPPQPFLALPTNPIIIVPCSLIRAASLIPGPLTTSTSGIVNPESTCFTLDNGALKPLATALNINALAGNVTPTPPMPSTNQQPIPALEPERQSASNSEAETKSSPTEPKRKEAGGGATRESTPLDLSLRRSPISALLQRQRLVRSAAALLEAEEALLAAAGKENLESGGSVTPEQIVCAPSLPSSPSMSPSPKRRVVSPRSSGAGSAASMSPPTLGVGVGVPHMLENLPPLRSMLPADFALSESLLAKTNPELALKLAAAAAAAVAGSSTAELASKLGFPTAPGAGSNAPAATAANAPSAQPQIYVKQGVSKCKECNIVFCKYENYLAHKQHYCSARNQESGEGDAKSASSPPSGAAAAQVGSGVGGAASAAETTPVAYQQLICAACGIKYTSLDNLRAHQNYYCPKGGAAATPVADPPQLPKEKCVKCKTLHELGQPCPPPAAPQLPPLAATAAASGASSNSVNKCPVCGVISPTAALARKHMEMHGTVKAFRCSICQYKGNTLRGMRTHIRTHFDKKTSDVNEEHYMTCIFEEDAAAAAAAAAAAAVAATPVGLGLDVPVVASPQEQLEQQQQAQHPPQIFNCDYCNYASSYKGNVLRHMKLLHPHVAINSPSISPETRDQEINPHAEVALVNGDRDCSSVASFHIKSEPLEQPPVAATLSLVHDNNNSPIGTPHSHIKAEPQDIGMDVSPPSLPPPPVSNSPLGNSAAAEAMKKYCSTCDISFNYVKTYLAHKQFYCKSKMHRPEANDSPSPNHMNHNHLGATVPLQSPSELLLLQKNKENLQEAAI, encoded by the exons ATTCCAAAGATTTAGGTTCACACGAACTGAGCGAGgagaaggagcagcagcacGACTTCGAGGAGCTGccagaagaggaggaggacgaACATCCCAGCGAGGAGAACCAAACAAGCAACCACAGCTCCGACCAGCCCATGGAGACTGACATGGACCAAGTTGAGGCAGAAGATGCCGATCacgaggagcagcaacagcagcagaaggaggCTGACAACTCGACGACACCGCCGCGCAGTCCGACGCCGCAGCTGGTGCCAAAGCTGGAGCGGATGGAGCAGCCAGCCACAccgccatcagcagcagccacgcCCAGTCCCCCGCCCACACCCACACCTATAACTGCTGCGCTACCGAAGCTGCGACTTAACGCATTGTTAGCCTCGGATCCAGCGCTCAAACCCGACGCCAAGGAGCTCAATCTGGCCGATGCTCGGCTGCTCGCTCCGCCACCGCAGCTGTCCAAGCCGGAGCCGTCATCTTCTCAGAGTCTAGCCGaggcagccagcagcaatCTCGTTGAGCCGCTGCTAAAGCCGGCGCGCTTCATGTGCTTGCCCTGTGGAATTGCCTTCAGTTCTCCATCGACCCTGGAGGCGCATCAGGCTTACTACTGCTCACATCGCAACAAGGAGGCGGACGAGGAGGCCGGCTCGGGCGATAAGCTGTCAGCTGCGGGAGGCGGAGGCGCCGCTGGCACCgggaacagcaacaacaatggcggAGGAAGCAGCTCGGAGCCACCGGCGAAGGTGGCGCGCACAGGAAAGCAATATGCGTGCACTCAGTGCTCCTACAGTGCCGACAAGAAGGTCTCCCTCAACAGGCACATGCGTATGCATCAGACCTCGCCAGCTCCCAGCCTGCCCAGCCTCGCCGGCCTGACTGCCAATGGCGTGGCAGCTGTCGGAGGAGTCGGAGTGGGAGTTGGAGGTGCTAGCGGAGTCGCGGCGGGTTCGCTCGAGGAGAGCTCTAGTCAA CAAATCGATCGCTATTGCAGCGACTGTGATATCCGCTTCAACAACATCAAGACCTATCGCGCCCACAAGCAGCACTACTGCAGCTCCCGCCGCAACGACGGCCAGCTCACACCCAAGCCCGAGGCAGGCGTCGGTTCAGGCTCATCCGGCACTCCCGGCACAGCCACCCCGGTCGGTGCTGGCAAACTGAGTGGAGCGCACAGTCCACAGTCGCGGAACAAGACCCCGACTCCCGCCATGgtggctgctgccgccgccgctgcagctgctgctgcctcgtTGCAGGTGACGCCGCCACAGCCCTTCCTGGCACTGCCCACCAACCCGATCATAATTGTGCCCTGCTCGCTTATCCGCGCAGCCAGCCTCATCCCGGGACCGCT GACCACCTCGACTTCGGGCATCGTCAACCCGGAGTCCACTTGCTTCACCCTCGACAATGGCGCCTTGAAGCCGCTGGCCACAGCACTCAACATCAATGCGTTGGCCGGAAATGTGACTCCGACGCCGCCAATGCCCAGCACAAATCAGCAACCGATTCCTGCGCTGGAACCAGAGCGTCAGTCAGCAAGCAACAGCGAAGCTGAGACCAAAAGCAGTCCCACTGAGCCCAAGCGCAAGGAAGCGGGAGGAGGCGCCACTCG CGAATCTACCCCACTGGATCTCTCTCTGCGTCGTTCTCCTATCTCGGCGCTGCTGCAGCGTCAGCGTCTCGTGCGCTCCGCTGCCGCATTGCTCGAGGCAGAGGAGGCGCTCTTGGCTGCTGCAGGCAAAGAGAACCTGGAGAGCGGCGGTAGCGTTACCCCCGAGCAGATTGTGTGTGCTCCCTCGCTGCCCAGCAGTCCCTCGATGAGTCCCTCGCCCAAACGACGGGTCGTGAGTCCTCGCAGCTCCGGCGCTGGCAGCGCTGCCTCCATGTCGCCGCCCACACTGGGCGTAGGTGTAGGTGTGCCACATATGCTGGAGAATTTGCCACCGCTGCGCTCCATGCTGCCTGCGGACTTTGCACTCTCCGAGTCCCTGCTGGCCAAGACCAACCCTGAGTTGGCGCTCAAGctggctgccgctgccgcagcggctgtggcaggcagcagcacTGCGGAGCTGGCCAGCAAACTGGGCTTCCCCACTGCACCTGGAGCAGGAAGCAACGCTCCAGCTGCGACGGCAGCCAATGCGCCAAGTGCACAGCCACAGATCTATGTGAAACAGGGCGTGTCCAAGTGCAAGGAGTGCAATATTGTCTTCTGCAAGTACGAGAACTATTTGGCCCACAAGCAGCACTATTGCTCCGCCCGCAACCAGGAGTCGGGCGAGGGCGATGCCAAGAGCGCCAGCTCGCCGCCAAGcggagcagcggcagcgcaaGTTGGATCTGGAGTGGGAGGAGCTGCCTCCGCAGCAGAGACTACCCCGGTGGCGTATCAGCAGCTGATATGCGCTGCCTGTGGCATCAAGTACACCTCGCTGGACAATCTGCGTGCGCATCAGAATTACTATTGCCCCAAGGGTGGAGCAGCAGCCACGCCAGTTGCTGATCCCCCACAGCTGCCCAAGGAAAAGTGCGTCAAGTGCAAGACACTTCACGAACTTGGCCAACCCTGTCCACCTCCGGCTGCACCTCAGCTGCCTCCACTTGCGGCAACCGCGGCCGCATCGGGCGCCTCCTCGAACAGCGTCAACAAGTGTCCCGTCTGCGGTGTTATTAGTCCTACAGCAGCGTTGGCCAGGAAGCACATGGAGATGCATGGCACAGTGAAGGCGTTCCGCTGTAGCATTTGCCAGTACAAGGGCAACACGCTGCGTGGCATGCGCACGCACATTCGCACCCATTTCGACAAGAAGACGAGCGACGTGAACGAGGAGCACTACATGACTTGCATCTTCGAGGAGGATGCAGCTgccgcggctgctgctgctgcggctgcagctgttgctgcgacTCCCGTTGGACTCGGTTTGGATGTTCCGGTTGTGGCCTCGCCTCAGGAGCAactggagcagcaacagcaggcgcAACATCCGCCACAGATCTTCAATTGCGACTACTGCAACTATGCGTCTAGCTACAAAGGCAACGTG CTACGCCACATGAAGTTGCTGCATCCACACGTGGCTATCAACTCGCCCTCGATTTCGCCAGAGACGCGGGACCAAGAAATCAATCCCCATGCCGAAGTGGCGCTCGTCAATGGCGATCGCGATTGCTCATCAGTAGCCAG TTTCCATATTAAATCGGAGCCTCTAGAGCAACCACCCGTGGCAGCAACGCTGAGCTTGGTgcatgacaacaacaactcaccCATAGGCACACCACACTCTCACATCAAGGCCGAACCTCAGGACATAGGCATGGATGTGTCGCCACcctcgctgccgccgccgccagtGTCGAACTCTCCGCTGGGAAACAGCGCAGCGGCCGAGGCCATGAAGAAGTACTGCTCCACCTGCGACATATCCTTCAACTATGTCAAGACCTATCTGGCCCACAAGCAGTTCTACTGCAAGAGCAAGATGCATCGTCCCGAGGCCAACGATAGCCCCAGTCCCAATCACATGAATCACAATCACCTGGGTGCCACTGTACCGCTGCAGTCGCCCagcgagctgctgctgctccagaaGAACAAGGAGAATCTACAGGAGGCGGCCATTTGA
- the LOC133837817 gene encoding SUMO-conjugating enzyme UBC9-B gives MSGIAITRLGEERKAWRKDHPFGFVARPAKNPDGTLNLMIWECAIPGKKSTPWEGGLYKLRMIFKDDYPTSPPKCKFEPPLFHPNVYPSGTVCLSLLDEEKDWRPAITIKQILLGIQDLLNEPNIKDPAQAEAYTIYCQNRLEYEKRVRAQARAMAATE, from the coding sequence atgtccGGCATTGCTATAACACGTTTGGGCGAAGAGCGCAAGGCTTGGCGCAAAGATCATCCATTTGGATTCGTTGCACGTCCGGCAAAAAATCCCGACGGCACACTCAACCTGATGATCTGGGAATGCGCGATTCCCGGCAAAAAGTCCACACCCTGGGAGGGTGGTTTATACAAGCTGCGCATGATCTTTAAGGACGACTACCCAACGTCGCCACCTAAATGCAAGTTCGAGCCGCCACTCTTCCATCCCAATGTGTATCCGTCGGGCACAGTGTGCTTGTCGCTACTGGACGAGGAGAAGGATTGGCGTCCGGCCATCACAATCAAACAGATCCTGTTGGGCATTCAGGACCTGCTTAACGAGCCCAATATCAAGGATCCGGCCCAAGCCGAGGCATACACCATTTACTGTCAAAACCGTCTCGAGTATGAGAAACGTGTTCGAGCCCAGGCTCGTGCTATGGCAGCCACCGAATAA
- the LOC133837808 gene encoding minor histocompatibility antigen H13, translating to MAEEVIGSVKEAIKEILENVNGNANAKNESITAEKKPSTPEGIAVAYGSLVIMAMLPIIFGSIRSVKLHKLKKSTGEKADTMTKKDAMYFPLIASVALFGLYMFFKIFQKVHINLLLTGYFFVLGVIALAHLLSPVINSLMPAAVPKVPFHIHFTKGEGKHKEDIINYKFSTHDIVCLVISSAIGVWYLLKKHWIANNMFGLAFAINGVEMLHLNNFVTGVILLSGLFFYDIFWVFGTNVMVTVAKSFEAPIKLVFPQDILDNGFNASNFAMLGLGDIVIPGIFIALLLRFDDSKKRKTRIYFYSTLVAYFMGLLATIFVMHVFKHAQPALLYLVPACMGTPLLVALVRGELKVLFAYEDHPEEKPEKKEKKEKDESGGASSSSSSKKKESKKAK from the exons ATGGCGGAAGAGGTCATTGGCAGCGTAAAGGAGGCAATCAAAGAAATCCTCGAAAATGTGAATGGAAATGCGAATGCAAAAAATGAATCCATTACTGCCGAAAAGAAGCCGTCGACGCCGGAGGGTATCGCAGTCGCGTATGGCAGCCTCGTCATCATGGCTATGCTGCCCATTATCTTTGGCTCCATACGTTCCGTGAAGCTGCACAAGCTTAAGAAG TCGACGGGTGAGAAAGCGGACACGATGACCAAGAAGGACGCCATGTACTTCCCACTGATTGCCTCAGTGGCACTCTTCGGCCTCTACATGttcttcaaaatattccaaaaggTCCACATCAACTTGTTGCTCACCGGCTACTTCTTCGTGCTGGGCGTGATTGCTCTTGCCCATCTGCTGAGCCCCGTGATCAATTCGCTGATGCCAGCCGCAGTGCCAAAGGTGCCATTCCACATTCACTTTACAAAGGGCGAGGGCAAGCACAAGGAGGACATTATCAACTACAAGTTCTCCACACATGACATTGTTTGCTTGGTCATCTCCTCCGCCATCGGTGTCTGGTATCTGCTGAAGAAGCATTGGATCGCTAACAACATGTTTGGTCTGGCCTTTGCCATCAACGGTGTCGAGATGCTACACTTGAACAACTTTGTTACTGGCGTTATCCTGCTTAGCGGACTATTCTTCTACGACATCTTCTGGGTGTTTGGCACCAATGTCATGGTGACAGTGGCCAAGAGCTTCGAAGCGCCCATTAAGCTAGTCTTTCCCCAGGACATTCTCGACAATGGCTTCAACGCCTCGAACTTTGCCATGCTGGGTCTTGGCGACATCGTGATTCCTGGCATTTTCATTGCACTGCTGCTGCGCTTCGATGATAGCAAAAAGCGCAAGACTCGCATCTATTTCTACTCCACCCTGGTGGCCTACTTCATGGGCTTGCTGGCCACGATCTTTGTGATGCACGTCTTCAAGCACGCCCAGCCAGCGCTTTTATATTTGGTGCCAGCATGCATGGGAACCCCATTGCTGGTGGCTCTTGTGCGTGGTGAGCTGAAGGTGCTCTTCGCATACGAGGATCATCCCGAGGAGAAACccgagaagaaggagaagaaagaaaaggaTGAGAGCGGCGGcgccagcagcagtagcagcagcaaaaagaagGAGTCCAAGAAGGCGAAGTAA
- the LOC133837799 gene encoding neuronal acetylcholine receptor subunit alpha-2 produces MSRKIKTCISGRGLPLFLQRAIGTMAMLMMGCMLISVPGATSLSDDDGAVDDKANISTIEKLQLNVFINYDEHTQPTVGGQPTNISLGLSVNYIDIDELDGKITLHCWLNARWKDESHIWNASEYDNITKVHMSGHKLWKPQITLFNSAVEEGNFLVSTQLILSSDGSVLWVTPAVYTAYCSLNMRNWPYDEQTCKLKIGTWSMNHIDAVYNKENHELNYENVVESTEWEILSGLTKFVHKDFYNYIEFTFRVKRRSSMYTAVIYTPAICIVILALSTFWLPPQMGEKILLNGILIVLISAFLMYFAQLLPVLAENTPLIVIFYSASLLLLSLSMIIEVVVLYLATAQHKRRLPDFLKNLLNGKLGTWLFLSYFSNESESMTARNGNGIIKELDDHVYENADEPINPLDINSEVPSARALQYDWVLLATAVDRICFLGFGLVFAVLCIVYGV; encoded by the exons ATGTCGAGAAAGATAAAAACTTGTATTTCCGGTCGTGGGCTGCCGTTGTTCCTTCAACGGGCAATAGGAACGATGGCGATGCTGATGATGGGTTGCATGCTCATTTCCGTACCAGGCGCCACTT CTCTGTCCGATGACGATGGCGCTGTTGATGATAAGGCCAACATCAGCACCATCGAAAAGCTGCAGCtgaatgtttttattaattatgacGAGCACACTCAGCCCACTGTTGGAGGGCAGCCAACGAACATCAGCCTTGGGCTCTCGGTCAATTACATTGACATCGACGAACTGGATGGAAAGATCACGCTCCATTGCTGGTTAAATGCG CGCTGGAAAGATGAATCACATATTTGGAATGCAAGTGAATACGACAACATCACCAAGGTGCATATGTCGGGACACAAGTTATGGAAGCCACAGATTACGCTCTTCAATTCGGCCGTTGAGGAAGGCAACTTTCTGGTAAGCACGCAGCTGATCCTCTCCAGCGATGGCAGCGTGCTCTGGGTCACTCCGGCTGTCTACACCGCCTACTGCAGTCTCAATATGCGCAACTGGCCCTACGACGAACAGACGTGTAAACTGAAAATTGGCACCTGGTCGATGAATCACATTGACGCTGTCTACAACAAGGAGAATCATGAGCTCAACTACGAAAATGTCGTTGAGTCCACAGAATGGGAAATTCTCAGCGGCCTAACGAAGTTTGTGCACAAAGACTTTTACAACTACATCGAATTCACATTCAGGGTGAAGCGTCGATCCTCCATGTACACAGCTGTCATTTATACACCTGCCATTTGCATTGTCATCCTGGCGCTGTCCACCTTCTGGCTGCCACCTCAAATGGGCGAAAAGATACTGCTGAATGGCATCCTCATCGTATTGATCTCCGCTTTCCTCATGTACTTTGCCCAACTCTTGCCGGTGCTGGCCGAGAACACGCCACTGATTG TGATCTTCTACAGCGCcagcttgttgctgctcaGCCTATCCATGATTATCGAAGTTGTGGTGCTTTATCTggccacagcacagcacaagcGGCGACTGCCCGATTTCCTCAAAAATCTGCTGAATGGCAAGCTTGGCACTTGGCTCTTCCTCTCTTACTTCAGCAATGAGAGTGAATCGATGACCGCccgcaatggcaatggcatcaTCAAGGAACTGGATGACCATGTGTACGAGAATGCAGATGAGCCCATCAATCCTCTGGACATTAACAGCGAAGTGCCCTCGGCTCGTGCTCTGCAGTATGATTGGGTGCTGCTGGCCACCGCTGTGGATCGCATCTGCTTCCTGGGCTTTGGTCTGGTCTTCGCGGTGCTGTGCATCGTTTACGGCGTCTAG
- the LOC133837791 gene encoding DNA-binding protein D-ETS-6 isoform X1, whose translation MAILLSVNQSTTQFDSFLCGARTVLSLDAMHQDVRSSKVSASAQATEATTSTTEAALDAAKAKTTSPLASRPRRRQRQRRRSSSSSDSDSSSSTSDSSTSSNSDSESDTSSSSSSKSSLSSRLPLLVKSQGLELPDVSPPSNKSNEEQDQEEEEEEENKGPGTPVLPVDPHVWTTEDIASWVKWLTRKVKIDPEPDITRFPKDGNELCQLSRADFWVCAGSRRGGILLAKHFALSLYRATGRETSPMLNENEPNPYQLLNAASHRLVAQGSGGQIQLWQFLLELLADSSNANCISWEGQSGEFRLIDPDEVAKRWGERKAKPNMNYDKLSRALRYYYDKNIMTKVHGKRYAYKFDFHGLMAACQAQAQGCDPASSMISSYKHHHHAAAGAPHAMPPQHLQHHLAHHSHSHSHTHTHHPHVAHPHAQLLHHTSATELTSPASTCSSLGFPSPSTASSLPSPGNVSAVFAGPAPTAGSYAAVTSQSAGSAADPGPRTSTTPSYEQHTPPSNAFN comes from the exons ATGGCAATTCTACTTAGTGTGAACCAAAGTACAACTCAATTTGATAGTTTCTTGTGCGGCGCGAGAACTGTGCTGAGCCTTGATGCCATGCACCAGGATGTCCGATCCAGCAAGGTCAGCGCATCCGCCcaagcaacagaagcaacaacaagcacaacagAGGCAGCGCTGGATGCAGCGAAGGCGAAGACGACGAGTCCCTTGGCCAGTCGGCCAAggcgacgacagcgacaacgtcgacgtagcagcagcagcagcgacagcgatagCAGCAGCTCCACCAGCGATAGCTCCACATCCTCCAACTCTGACTCCGAGTCGGATACGAGTAGCAGTAGCTCCAGTAAGAGCAGCCTCAGCTCCAGGCTGCCGCTGCTGGTTAAATCACAGGGATTGGAGCTGCCCGACGTGTCCCCGCCTTCTAACAAATCCAATGAGGAGCAGGATcaggaggaagaggaagaggaagagaacAAGGGTCCTGGTACACCCGTGTTGCCTGTGGATCCGCATGTCTGGACTACCGAGGACATTGCCAGTTGGGTCAAGTGGCTAACACGCAAGGTTAAGATCGATCCCGAGCCGGACATTACCCGCTTTCCCAAAGATGGCAACGAGCTCTGCCAGCTGAGTCGGGCCGATTTCTGGGTTTGTGCTGGCTCCCGTCGAGGAGGCATTCTCCTGGCCAAGCATTTTGCCCTCAGTCTATACAGGGCCACAGGACGAGAGACGAGTCCCATGCTGAACGAGAATGAGCCAA ATCCGTATCAGCTGCTGAACGCTGCCTCTCACCGATTGGTCGCCCAGGGCTCTGGCGGGCAGATACAGCTCTGGCAATTTCTGCTCGAGCTGCTCGCTGATTCGTCGAACGCTAACTGTATCAGCTGGGAGGGCCAATCGGGCGAGTTCCGGCTTATCGATCCAGACGAGGTGGCCAAGCGTTGGGGCGAGCGCAAGGCCAAGCCAAACATGAACTACGATAAGCTGAGCAGAGCTCTAAG GTACTACTACGACAAGAACATTATGACCAAGGTTCATGGCAAGCGTTACGCCTACAAGTTTGACTTTCACGGCCTGATGGCAGCTTGCCAGGCACAGGCGCAAGGCTGTGATCCGGCCAGCAGCATGATTAGTTCCTATAAGCATCATCACcacgctgctgctggcgctcCACATGCGATGCCCCCGCAGCACCTACAGCATCATCTGGCGCATCATTCccactcacattcacacacacacactcatcatCCGCACGTTGCACATCCCCATGCCCAGCTGCTGCATCACACATCAGCAACGGAGCTCACTTCGCCGGCGTCCACTTGCTCCAGCCTGGGATTTCCTTCGCCCTCGACAGCCTCATCGCTGCCCTCGCCTGGCAATGTGTCCGCAGTGTTTGCTGGACCCGCTCCCACAGCTGGATCGTATGCCGCAGTGACCAGCCAGTCCGCTGGCAGTGCTGCTGACCCGGGACCCAGAACATCGACAACGCCGAGCTATGAGCAGCACACCCCGCCCAgcaatgcatttaattga
- the LOC133837791 gene encoding DNA-binding protein D-ETS-6 isoform X2, with protein MAILLSVNQSTTQFDSFLCGARTVLSLDAMHQDVRSSKVSASAQATEATTSTTEAALDAAKAKTTSPLASRPRRRQRQRRRSSSSSDSDSSSSTSDSSTSSNSDSESDTSSSSSSKSSLSSRLPLLVKSQGLELPDVSPPSNKSNEEQDQEEEEEEENKGPGTPVLPVDPHVWTTEDIASWVKWLTRKVKIDPEPDITRFPKDGNELCQLSRADFWVCAGSRRGGILLAKHFALSLYRATGRETSPMLNENEPSTTTTRTL; from the exons ATGGCAATTCTACTTAGTGTGAACCAAAGTACAACTCAATTTGATAGTTTCTTGTGCGGCGCGAGAACTGTGCTGAGCCTTGATGCCATGCACCAGGATGTCCGATCCAGCAAGGTCAGCGCATCCGCCcaagcaacagaagcaacaacaagcacaacagAGGCAGCGCTGGATGCAGCGAAGGCGAAGACGACGAGTCCCTTGGCCAGTCGGCCAAggcgacgacagcgacaacgtcgacgtagcagcagcagcagcgacagcgatagCAGCAGCTCCACCAGCGATAGCTCCACATCCTCCAACTCTGACTCCGAGTCGGATACGAGTAGCAGTAGCTCCAGTAAGAGCAGCCTCAGCTCCAGGCTGCCGCTGCTGGTTAAATCACAGGGATTGGAGCTGCCCGACGTGTCCCCGCCTTCTAACAAATCCAATGAGGAGCAGGATcaggaggaagaggaagaggaagagaacAAGGGTCCTGGTACACCCGTGTTGCCTGTGGATCCGCATGTCTGGACTACCGAGGACATTGCCAGTTGGGTCAAGTGGCTAACACGCAAGGTTAAGATCGATCCCGAGCCGGACATTACCCGCTTTCCCAAAGATGGCAACGAGCTCTGCCAGCTGAGTCGGGCCGATTTCTGGGTTTGTGCTGGCTCCCGTCGAGGAGGCATTCTCCTGGCCAAGCATTTTGCCCTCAGTCTATACAGGGCCACAGGACGAGAGACGAGTCCCATGCTGAACGAGAATGAGCCAA GTACTACTACGACAAGAACATTATGA